Proteins from a genomic interval of Cyprinus carpio isolate SPL01 chromosome A21, ASM1834038v1, whole genome shotgun sequence:
- the aggf1 gene encoding angiogenic factor with G patch and FHA domains 1 isoform X3 — protein sequence MAAEGNPESSDQGLEAELVSLKSQAEALQQELKTCKDELQKLQKQLSQSERLQKTTESYNEDLRQQVDQLSAEIHERKKREREKVDAETQTEEYTWTETDYYNYYYGGYYQSGTETTAEAQENVVMETQGYCEPTEEHHVTAETAPANPEPPNESSDLPQTEEASGEGGSIADMLRATAEEALNQTNFVFDESSGMYYDHSTGFYYDSSSQLYYDANTGMYYYFDPESGKYQFHSRIEVPAAHPEVEQTPQRKTKDWKNRKLVKNTDRASCLDGGVQDLTCSLAQLKIDHLRRVGVRAAWPPCVRVTVVRSPVLQTGTLFIFTADTVATIGREKDMNHAIRIPEMGVSKSHAEVYFDQEQQCYMLIDQGSQNGTVLNGNRILQPKVRCEPCPLTHGDEVKMGETVLSFHIHMGTDTCDGCEPGQIIAHLSRHKKDDTSVSGTVLSKEDKEVQRQKELKMMKVKYGLKSSDYEEQKALKSSRYKDRAENRRQTVGSEATFQRDDAPASVHVEIGDKNKGRQMLEKMGWKRGEGLGKDGAGMKDPIQLHVRKAQSGLGSGAALSIEDASLTKTKTQRNWERARERFSDACQADSAHPETSQSPKAWVKSQGTE from the exons ATGGCTGCAGAAGGAAATCCTGAATCCAGTGATCAGGGTTTGGAAGCAGAGCTCGTGTCTTTGAAATCACAAGCCGAGGCGCTGCAACAGGAGCTGAAGACGTGTAAGGATGAACTTCAGAAGTTACAGAAACAGCTCAGCCAAAGCGAACGACTCCAGAAGACGACAGAAAGCTACAACGAAGATCTTCGGCAGCAG GTTGATCAACTGAGTGCAGAAATCCATGAgcgaaagaagagagagagggagaaagtaGATGCTGAGACTCAGACGGAGGAGTATACATGGACGGAGACAG attattataattattactatggCGGATACTACCAGTCAGGAACGGAGACCACAGCGGAAGCACAGGAGAATGTTGTCATGGAAACTCAAGGATATTGTGAACCCACCGAGGAGCATCATGTAACAGCTGAGACGGCACCAGCCAATCCTGAGCCACCAAATGAATCAAGTGACCTTCCACAAACAGAG GAGGCCTCAGGAGAAGGCGGCTCTATAGCAGACATGCTGAGAGCAACCGCAGAGGAAGCGCTGAACCAGACCAACTTTGTGTTTGATGAAAGTTCCGGCATGTACTACGACCACAGCACTGGATTCTACTACGACTCT TCCAGTCAGCTGTACTATGATGCTAACACAGGCATGTACTATTACTTCGACCCAGAGAGCGGAAAATACCAATTCCACTCTAGGATAGAGGTGCCCGCAGCACATCCCGAAGTGGAGCAGACGCCACAGAGGAAGACCAAAGATTGGAAAAACAGGAAGTTGGTGAAGAACACAGATAGAGCTTCCTGTCTCGACGGAGGG GTTCAGGATTTGACTTGCTCATTGGCTCAGTTGAAGATAGACCATTTGAGGCGGGTTGGAGTGAGAG CAGCCTGGCCACCGTGTGTTCGGGTAACTGTGGTTCGCTCTCCCGTGCTGCAGACGGGAACGCTTTTCATCTTCACGGCTGATACAGTCGCCACCATCGGCCG AGAGAAAGACATGAATCATGCCATCAGAATCCCCGAGATGGGAGTCAGTAAG TCCCATGCAGAAGTTTATTTTGACCAGGAGCAGCAGTGTTATATGCTGATAGATCAGGGAAGTCAGAATGGCACCGTCCTCAACGGAAACAGAATACTGCAG CCCAAAGTTCGCTGTGAGCCTTGCCCTCTGACCCACGGAGATGAAGTTAAGATGGGAGAAACCGTTTTGTCTTTCCACATTCACATGGGAACAGACACATGTGACGGCTGTGAACCAGGACAGATCATTGCACACCTGAGCCGCCATAAGAAAGACGACACCTCTG TTTCAGGAACGGTTCTCAGTAAAGAGGACAAGGAGGTTCAACGACAGAAAGAACTGAAGATGATGAAGGTTAAATATGGTCTTAAA agcagTGATTATGAAGAGCAGAAAGCCCTGAAGAGCAGCAGGTATAAAGACAGAGCAGAAAACCGCCGGCAGACAGTCGGCAGCGAGGCAACGTTCCAGAGAGATGATGCTCCTGCTTCTGTTCACGT tgaaatTGGAGATAAGAATAAGGGTAGACAGATGCTGGAGAAGATGGGCTGGAAACGAGGAGAAGGGCTCGGCAAGGACGGAGCTGGAATGAAGGATCCG ATTCAGCTGCATGTGCGCAAGGCTCAGTCCGGTCTCGGTTCTGGAGCTGCCCTGTCGATAGAAGACGCTTCGCTCACCAAAACCAAAACCCAGCGGAACTGGGAACGTGCGCGGGAACGCTTCTCTGACGCCTGCCAGGCTGACTCCGCCCATCCTGAAACCAGCCAATCACCTAAAGCCTGGGTCAAAAGTCAGGGCACAGAGTGA
- the aggf1 gene encoding angiogenic factor with G patch and FHA domains 1 isoform X1 — translation MAAEGNPESSDQGLEAELVSLKSQAEALQQELKTCKDELQKLQKQLSQSERLQKTTESYNEDLRQQVDQLSAEIHERKKREREKVDAETQTEEYTWTETDYYNYYYGGYYQSGTETTAEAQENVVMETQGYCEPTEEHHVTAETAPANPEPPNESSDLPQTEEASGEGGSIADMLRATAEEALNQTNFVFDESSGMYYDHSTGFYYDSSSQLYYDANTGMYYYFDPESGKYQFHSRIEVPAAHPEVEQTPQRKTKDWKNRKLVKNTDRASCLDGGDHKEAGPETVRPSENHHRGKKDDASSLKKGRKSRSRSLQRPSSEERSRQTKSQKRSRDRSTNRKKTRRRSESHSDDSHSRRRSENGSHSDDTHSRKRKKKKKKERKRSHSETRRERKSRSDNGSGESEPEEGEITESDGERELSPASSSSSSASPVQAEHDSPEREMETQMQEAAWPPCVRVTVVRSPVLQTGTLFIFTADTVATIGREKDMNHAIRIPEMGVSKSHAEVYFDQEQQCYMLIDQGSQNGTVLNGNRILQPKVRCEPCPLTHGDEVKMGETVLSFHIHMGTDTCDGCEPGQIIAHLSRHKKDDTSVSGTVLSKEDKEVQRQKELKMMKVKYGLKSSDYEEQKALKSSRYKDRAENRRQTVGSEATFQRDDAPASVHVEIGDKNKGRQMLEKMGWKRGEGLGKDGAGMKDPIQLHVRKAQSGLGSGAALSIEDASLTKTKTQRNWERARERFSDACQADSAHPETSQSPKAWVKSQGTE, via the exons ATGGCTGCAGAAGGAAATCCTGAATCCAGTGATCAGGGTTTGGAAGCAGAGCTCGTGTCTTTGAAATCACAAGCCGAGGCGCTGCAACAGGAGCTGAAGACGTGTAAGGATGAACTTCAGAAGTTACAGAAACAGCTCAGCCAAAGCGAACGACTCCAGAAGACGACAGAAAGCTACAACGAAGATCTTCGGCAGCAG GTTGATCAACTGAGTGCAGAAATCCATGAgcgaaagaagagagagagggagaaagtaGATGCTGAGACTCAGACGGAGGAGTATACATGGACGGAGACAG attattataattattactatggCGGATACTACCAGTCAGGAACGGAGACCACAGCGGAAGCACAGGAGAATGTTGTCATGGAAACTCAAGGATATTGTGAACCCACCGAGGAGCATCATGTAACAGCTGAGACGGCACCAGCCAATCCTGAGCCACCAAATGAATCAAGTGACCTTCCACAAACAGAG GAGGCCTCAGGAGAAGGCGGCTCTATAGCAGACATGCTGAGAGCAACCGCAGAGGAAGCGCTGAACCAGACCAACTTTGTGTTTGATGAAAGTTCCGGCATGTACTACGACCACAGCACTGGATTCTACTACGACTCT TCCAGTCAGCTGTACTATGATGCTAACACAGGCATGTACTATTACTTCGACCCAGAGAGCGGAAAATACCAATTCCACTCTAGGATAGAGGTGCCCGCAGCACATCCCGAAGTGGAGCAGACGCCACAGAGGAAGACCAAAGATTGGAAAAACAGGAAGTTGGTGAAGAACACAGATAGAGCTTCCTGTCTCGACGGAGGG GACCATAAAGAGGCGGGGCCTGAGACGGTCAGACCGTCTGAAAACCACCACCGAGGTAAGAAGGATGATGCGTCATCACTTAAAAAAGGACGAAAGTCTCGGTCCCGAAGCCTGCAGCGACCCAGCAGTGAAGAACGATCCAGACAGACCAAGAGCCAAAAAAGAAGCAGAGATCGCTCCACGAACAGAAAGAAAACCCGGAGGCGGAGCGAATCACATTCAGATGACTCGCATAGCAGGAGGCGGAGCGAAAACGGGTCGCATTCTGATGACACGCACAGcaggaagagaaagaagaagaagaagaaagagaggaagaggtcGCATTCTGAGACTCGCAGAGAAAGGAAGTCACGCTCTGATAACGGGAGCGGTGAGAGCGAGCCGGAGGAGGGTGAGATCACAGAatcagatggagagagagagctttCTCCAGCATCATCGTCATCCTCGTCTGCATCTCCTGTCCAAGCAGAACATGACAGTCCTGAGAGAGAAATGGAAACGCAGATGCAGGAAG CAGCCTGGCCACCGTGTGTTCGGGTAACTGTGGTTCGCTCTCCCGTGCTGCAGACGGGAACGCTTTTCATCTTCACGGCTGATACAGTCGCCACCATCGGCCG AGAGAAAGACATGAATCATGCCATCAGAATCCCCGAGATGGGAGTCAGTAAG TCCCATGCAGAAGTTTATTTTGACCAGGAGCAGCAGTGTTATATGCTGATAGATCAGGGAAGTCAGAATGGCACCGTCCTCAACGGAAACAGAATACTGCAG CCCAAAGTTCGCTGTGAGCCTTGCCCTCTGACCCACGGAGATGAAGTTAAGATGGGAGAAACCGTTTTGTCTTTCCACATTCACATGGGAACAGACACATGTGACGGCTGTGAACCAGGACAGATCATTGCACACCTGAGCCGCCATAAGAAAGACGACACCTCTG TTTCAGGAACGGTTCTCAGTAAAGAGGACAAGGAGGTTCAACGACAGAAAGAACTGAAGATGATGAAGGTTAAATATGGTCTTAAA agcagTGATTATGAAGAGCAGAAAGCCCTGAAGAGCAGCAGGTATAAAGACAGAGCAGAAAACCGCCGGCAGACAGTCGGCAGCGAGGCAACGTTCCAGAGAGATGATGCTCCTGCTTCTGTTCACGT tgaaatTGGAGATAAGAATAAGGGTAGACAGATGCTGGAGAAGATGGGCTGGAAACGAGGAGAAGGGCTCGGCAAGGACGGAGCTGGAATGAAGGATCCG ATTCAGCTGCATGTGCGCAAGGCTCAGTCCGGTCTCGGTTCTGGAGCTGCCCTGTCGATAGAAGACGCTTCGCTCACCAAAACCAAAACCCAGCGGAACTGGGAACGTGCGCGGGAACGCTTCTCTGACGCCTGCCAGGCTGACTCCGCCCATCCTGAAACCAGCCAATCACCTAAAGCCTGGGTCAAAAGTCAGGGCACAGAGTGA
- the aggf1 gene encoding angiogenic factor with G patch and FHA domains 1 isoform X4 gives MAAEGNPESSDQGLEAELVSLKSQAEALQQELKTCKDELQKLQKQLSQSERLQKTTESYNEDLRQQVDQLSAEIHERKKREREKVDAETQTEEYTWTETDYYNYYYGGYYQSGTETTAEAQENVVMETQGYCEPTEEHHVTAETAPANPEPPNESSDLPQTEEASGEGGSIADMLRATAEEALNQTNFVFDESSGMYYDHSTGFYYDSSSQLYYDANTGMYYYFDPESGKYQFHSRIEVPAAHPEVEQTPQRKTKDWKNRKLVKNTDRASCLDGGVQDLTCSLAQLKIDHLRRVGVRAWPPCVRVTVVRSPVLQTGTLFIFTADTVATIGREKDMNHAIRIPEMGVSKSHAEVYFDQEQQCYMLIDQGSQNGTVLNGNRILQPKVRCEPCPLTHGDEVKMGETVLSFHIHMGTDTCDGCEPGQIIAHLSRHKKDDTSVSGTVLSKEDKEVQRQKELKMMKVKYGLKSSDYEEQKALKSSRYKDRAENRRQTVGSEATFQRDDAPASVHVEIGDKNKGRQMLEKMGWKRGEGLGKDGAGMKDPIQLHVRKAQSGLGSGAALSIEDASLTKTKTQRNWERARERFSDACQADSAHPETSQSPKAWVKSQGTE, from the exons ATGGCTGCAGAAGGAAATCCTGAATCCAGTGATCAGGGTTTGGAAGCAGAGCTCGTGTCTTTGAAATCACAAGCCGAGGCGCTGCAACAGGAGCTGAAGACGTGTAAGGATGAACTTCAGAAGTTACAGAAACAGCTCAGCCAAAGCGAACGACTCCAGAAGACGACAGAAAGCTACAACGAAGATCTTCGGCAGCAG GTTGATCAACTGAGTGCAGAAATCCATGAgcgaaagaagagagagagggagaaagtaGATGCTGAGACTCAGACGGAGGAGTATACATGGACGGAGACAG attattataattattactatggCGGATACTACCAGTCAGGAACGGAGACCACAGCGGAAGCACAGGAGAATGTTGTCATGGAAACTCAAGGATATTGTGAACCCACCGAGGAGCATCATGTAACAGCTGAGACGGCACCAGCCAATCCTGAGCCACCAAATGAATCAAGTGACCTTCCACAAACAGAG GAGGCCTCAGGAGAAGGCGGCTCTATAGCAGACATGCTGAGAGCAACCGCAGAGGAAGCGCTGAACCAGACCAACTTTGTGTTTGATGAAAGTTCCGGCATGTACTACGACCACAGCACTGGATTCTACTACGACTCT TCCAGTCAGCTGTACTATGATGCTAACACAGGCATGTACTATTACTTCGACCCAGAGAGCGGAAAATACCAATTCCACTCTAGGATAGAGGTGCCCGCAGCACATCCCGAAGTGGAGCAGACGCCACAGAGGAAGACCAAAGATTGGAAAAACAGGAAGTTGGTGAAGAACACAGATAGAGCTTCCTGTCTCGACGGAGGG GTTCAGGATTTGACTTGCTCATTGGCTCAGTTGAAGATAGACCATTTGAGGCGGGTTGGAGTGAGAG CCTGGCCACCGTGTGTTCGGGTAACTGTGGTTCGCTCTCCCGTGCTGCAGACGGGAACGCTTTTCATCTTCACGGCTGATACAGTCGCCACCATCGGCCG AGAGAAAGACATGAATCATGCCATCAGAATCCCCGAGATGGGAGTCAGTAAG TCCCATGCAGAAGTTTATTTTGACCAGGAGCAGCAGTGTTATATGCTGATAGATCAGGGAAGTCAGAATGGCACCGTCCTCAACGGAAACAGAATACTGCAG CCCAAAGTTCGCTGTGAGCCTTGCCCTCTGACCCACGGAGATGAAGTTAAGATGGGAGAAACCGTTTTGTCTTTCCACATTCACATGGGAACAGACACATGTGACGGCTGTGAACCAGGACAGATCATTGCACACCTGAGCCGCCATAAGAAAGACGACACCTCTG TTTCAGGAACGGTTCTCAGTAAAGAGGACAAGGAGGTTCAACGACAGAAAGAACTGAAGATGATGAAGGTTAAATATGGTCTTAAA agcagTGATTATGAAGAGCAGAAAGCCCTGAAGAGCAGCAGGTATAAAGACAGAGCAGAAAACCGCCGGCAGACAGTCGGCAGCGAGGCAACGTTCCAGAGAGATGATGCTCCTGCTTCTGTTCACGT tgaaatTGGAGATAAGAATAAGGGTAGACAGATGCTGGAGAAGATGGGCTGGAAACGAGGAGAAGGGCTCGGCAAGGACGGAGCTGGAATGAAGGATCCG ATTCAGCTGCATGTGCGCAAGGCTCAGTCCGGTCTCGGTTCTGGAGCTGCCCTGTCGATAGAAGACGCTTCGCTCACCAAAACCAAAACCCAGCGGAACTGGGAACGTGCGCGGGAACGCTTCTCTGACGCCTGCCAGGCTGACTCCGCCCATCCTGAAACCAGCCAATCACCTAAAGCCTGGGTCAAAAGTCAGGGCACAGAGTGA
- the aggf1 gene encoding angiogenic factor with G patch and FHA domains 1 isoform X2, whose protein sequence is MAAEGNPESSDQGLEAELVSLKSQAEALQQELKTCKDELQKLQKQLSQSERLQKTTESYNEDLRQQVDQLSAEIHERKKREREKVDAETQTEEYTWTETDYYNYYYGGYYQSGTETTAEAQENVVMETQGYCEPTEEHHVTAETAPANPEPPNESSDLPQTEEASGEGGSIADMLRATAEEALNQTNFVFDESSGMYYDHSTGFYYDSSSQLYYDANTGMYYYFDPESGKYQFHSRIEVPAAHPEVEQTPQRKTKDWKNRKLVKNTDRASCLDGGDHKEAGPETVRPSENHHRGKKDDASSLKKGRKSRSRSLQRPSSEERSRQTKSQKRSRDRSTNRKKTRRRSESHSDDSHSRRRSENGSHSDDTHSRKRKKKKKKERKRSHSETRRERKSRSDNGSGESEPEEGEITESDGERELSPASSSSSSASPVQAEHDSPEREMETQMQEAWPPCVRVTVVRSPVLQTGTLFIFTADTVATIGREKDMNHAIRIPEMGVSKSHAEVYFDQEQQCYMLIDQGSQNGTVLNGNRILQPKVRCEPCPLTHGDEVKMGETVLSFHIHMGTDTCDGCEPGQIIAHLSRHKKDDTSVSGTVLSKEDKEVQRQKELKMMKVKYGLKSSDYEEQKALKSSRYKDRAENRRQTVGSEATFQRDDAPASVHVEIGDKNKGRQMLEKMGWKRGEGLGKDGAGMKDPIQLHVRKAQSGLGSGAALSIEDASLTKTKTQRNWERARERFSDACQADSAHPETSQSPKAWVKSQGTE, encoded by the exons ATGGCTGCAGAAGGAAATCCTGAATCCAGTGATCAGGGTTTGGAAGCAGAGCTCGTGTCTTTGAAATCACAAGCCGAGGCGCTGCAACAGGAGCTGAAGACGTGTAAGGATGAACTTCAGAAGTTACAGAAACAGCTCAGCCAAAGCGAACGACTCCAGAAGACGACAGAAAGCTACAACGAAGATCTTCGGCAGCAG GTTGATCAACTGAGTGCAGAAATCCATGAgcgaaagaagagagagagggagaaagtaGATGCTGAGACTCAGACGGAGGAGTATACATGGACGGAGACAG attattataattattactatggCGGATACTACCAGTCAGGAACGGAGACCACAGCGGAAGCACAGGAGAATGTTGTCATGGAAACTCAAGGATATTGTGAACCCACCGAGGAGCATCATGTAACAGCTGAGACGGCACCAGCCAATCCTGAGCCACCAAATGAATCAAGTGACCTTCCACAAACAGAG GAGGCCTCAGGAGAAGGCGGCTCTATAGCAGACATGCTGAGAGCAACCGCAGAGGAAGCGCTGAACCAGACCAACTTTGTGTTTGATGAAAGTTCCGGCATGTACTACGACCACAGCACTGGATTCTACTACGACTCT TCCAGTCAGCTGTACTATGATGCTAACACAGGCATGTACTATTACTTCGACCCAGAGAGCGGAAAATACCAATTCCACTCTAGGATAGAGGTGCCCGCAGCACATCCCGAAGTGGAGCAGACGCCACAGAGGAAGACCAAAGATTGGAAAAACAGGAAGTTGGTGAAGAACACAGATAGAGCTTCCTGTCTCGACGGAGGG GACCATAAAGAGGCGGGGCCTGAGACGGTCAGACCGTCTGAAAACCACCACCGAGGTAAGAAGGATGATGCGTCATCACTTAAAAAAGGACGAAAGTCTCGGTCCCGAAGCCTGCAGCGACCCAGCAGTGAAGAACGATCCAGACAGACCAAGAGCCAAAAAAGAAGCAGAGATCGCTCCACGAACAGAAAGAAAACCCGGAGGCGGAGCGAATCACATTCAGATGACTCGCATAGCAGGAGGCGGAGCGAAAACGGGTCGCATTCTGATGACACGCACAGcaggaagagaaagaagaagaagaagaaagagaggaagaggtcGCATTCTGAGACTCGCAGAGAAAGGAAGTCACGCTCTGATAACGGGAGCGGTGAGAGCGAGCCGGAGGAGGGTGAGATCACAGAatcagatggagagagagagctttCTCCAGCATCATCGTCATCCTCGTCTGCATCTCCTGTCCAAGCAGAACATGACAGTCCTGAGAGAGAAATGGAAACGCAGATGCAGGAAG CCTGGCCACCGTGTGTTCGGGTAACTGTGGTTCGCTCTCCCGTGCTGCAGACGGGAACGCTTTTCATCTTCACGGCTGATACAGTCGCCACCATCGGCCG AGAGAAAGACATGAATCATGCCATCAGAATCCCCGAGATGGGAGTCAGTAAG TCCCATGCAGAAGTTTATTTTGACCAGGAGCAGCAGTGTTATATGCTGATAGATCAGGGAAGTCAGAATGGCACCGTCCTCAACGGAAACAGAATACTGCAG CCCAAAGTTCGCTGTGAGCCTTGCCCTCTGACCCACGGAGATGAAGTTAAGATGGGAGAAACCGTTTTGTCTTTCCACATTCACATGGGAACAGACACATGTGACGGCTGTGAACCAGGACAGATCATTGCACACCTGAGCCGCCATAAGAAAGACGACACCTCTG TTTCAGGAACGGTTCTCAGTAAAGAGGACAAGGAGGTTCAACGACAGAAAGAACTGAAGATGATGAAGGTTAAATATGGTCTTAAA agcagTGATTATGAAGAGCAGAAAGCCCTGAAGAGCAGCAGGTATAAAGACAGAGCAGAAAACCGCCGGCAGACAGTCGGCAGCGAGGCAACGTTCCAGAGAGATGATGCTCCTGCTTCTGTTCACGT tgaaatTGGAGATAAGAATAAGGGTAGACAGATGCTGGAGAAGATGGGCTGGAAACGAGGAGAAGGGCTCGGCAAGGACGGAGCTGGAATGAAGGATCCG ATTCAGCTGCATGTGCGCAAGGCTCAGTCCGGTCTCGGTTCTGGAGCTGCCCTGTCGATAGAAGACGCTTCGCTCACCAAAACCAAAACCCAGCGGAACTGGGAACGTGCGCGGGAACGCTTCTCTGACGCCTGCCAGGCTGACTCCGCCCATCCTGAAACCAGCCAATCACCTAAAGCCTGGGTCAAAAGTCAGGGCACAGAGTGA